ATTAGATTATAAACAGCAAGCTAAAATTCATGAAATCACAAAAGACTAGACATTGCTCCAATACAATCCAGGTCCATTGCATTAAGAAACAACTTCTCTTCAGGAATCAATATTGTTTTCAACACAACTAGAGGTAATATCAGCAGATACAATCTCAAGACCTAAAAAACTGTTTCAACATTTTAGATTGCGGGCGCCAGATAGGAAAAAAGGCACTACAGATGTCATCCACTGCTCATCATCTTTTCTTAAATCCATATTTCTTACGTTCATAGAACAGATCTGTTTTGGCACTCCCTAAATTAACAATTTTTGGACACCCATCCCTATCCTTCTCCTGCTGAGTGCACTCTTTGCAATAGTAGGCATCAGAGATTCCCACTCCTCCGCAAATAACACATCGACCTTGGAAGGATCCATAGTTGCACTCATCACAAACTCGCACAAGTGTGCAAGGACGCACATAGGAGTCGCAGATTACACATTTTCCATCACACTTCTCACAAAGGCGTCCAATAGCAATTCCTGGCTGCTTCCGGCACATAATCAAATCAGGATGATGCTTGGCCATGATCTCTTCAAGATCTTAGAGTTGCCGCGTGTACCTGTGACTACCACAATGTAAATGGACGTCAAAGCATGGGGTATATTGCATTTGGTAAAAACGAAAATCACCCTCctaatcataacaaaaataaactatatattcaCAGGGAGAAAACTGACAGCATCAAACAAAACATACTCTTTCGTTGTTCTGAGATTAACCGGAGAATTTCCACAACTCATATTGGCATATAAAAtgcaaactaaatcaaaaataaagaaaatacaagttaactaagtaaatgaaaggaaatgaaaagcataaacaagatattaatgaaagcaaaacttaaaaattacaaaaaaatataaagagagaaataaaaaggatgagcttgatctgaacaaccaagcctccaaatacatggcaaatgcctccttttataggccaaaattcggaattattgatttgatgactaattgttaagtgggtggccaacttttgacttggtgaaaatccctatcttcttgtctgaataaaacaaaaatgctaccatccgaactgggtccactggaaaacatgaaagttgtaggaaattgactcagcttttcaggaaaaaaatggaggtcatttggacttctagaactccaaatattggccaaacactgaacagtgttcgggctgtaggacagattcagacttctccgttgttgctataatttggacttgaaaacagccttcttagatctttataaaaacatgaaagttgtaggcctatgtcttaccaaatttgtgtaaaaatttaagatcatttggacatctagaactcgagatatgacccaattaccgaacagtgttccagtttggactacagcaacatctcttttctaaacttcaccctctctttatcttcacaaatttcagtagttgaattcatcaatcaatcctttgatttatgtgatatgcctgcatttaagatgaacatttaccatatattaaggcattttatagtattagacttgttattataaaacatgttttagttaaggagttattgatactttaagtgcaaaatgatgctataaaaccttgataaatatatacttttaagtactaatcacccccccaaccagcttattactagtccctagtaatcaaagcgttaaaatagaaaaacaatttgcaagttccacaaagcaaggcattcttcattcaacttactttaatttatccagataaacaaactctcattaaatttatatatctgctcaatacctcttaaacaagatattactaaacctttcttttgtgctcaaaatatcaacatatagttatggggctttacttggaagaaaaacaaatttttgttctaatgtttaaggctaacttccttaggttgggattatttttttttctttcttttatttatttatttatatacacatacaacttgaaacacaatgtatctttaacccatgtaatgagttttaggctaatgactccaagactagttggtcttagggcattaggtgttgagacacccctacgagcttagcaactcgggttgcagatactgatacgtagatagtgcaatgtttgattcccttaagcttttctcctcaacccatgtaacaagcgttgggccaatagctcccaagtcagttgcctttagggtattaagtgttaaaacaccccttcgggcttaattgcttaggttagggaggctacgaaaccaaacttatctacctttttattatcattatttttttttttttttacaaattatgtactatccctttctcttagttgttacctttaacaaaagaacataaataatgtaataatccaatgtgcaacccacaatcatatgttaaagtgtgtgtgaaaatgaagatttaaaaatacttgttaaatgagcatatgagcaaaatcaagtgctaccaatacgagagtttgtaaacctgaatatttcaagaagtattctgatagaccctgttaagaatgtttactaagatgcgtctcaagagtcacttttaacaaaagaactcattttactctgtcatcctagtaacaacagttttgcaaatagtttatgaaatagaaaacacagttttttgtttttaattatcaactactaccctttcccccccaaccaaaatgagacattgtcctcaatgtcttcaggtagaaagatagagtatagaagacatcacctgaaataggaaacactaacaaacctgaaacacacttaaacaaatataagaaacaacaaaacacaataataaaatcaaaagacgcaaatatttatagatgagaaattgaaaatgcaatcacacCACTTATATGTAGGCCAGTCATAAtctcacacactctctctctttatttatttatttatttattttgaaaaaacatgtcTATATACAGGTatttgtgattgtggctcacgtctttccttggttttacatccaaaaacggcttaaacgccctctatgggttagggataggcttcccatctagttttcttaaaaactagcaaacagggtcttttttagtcagattcccaagactaagtcgagcatgttctttatggaattatggccataaatcataaattgcatgatgcacatctccattagggtgcgtctcaagagtcaatagaagattatctaaagaccccttactcaggccatccttaatgaattgtattttatcttcacgatttacagataccattcctaaagaacgacatgttgcattacaagtccatctggcacatctgtgacagactttcaattgttttgcacgacgtttctttgcaaaagtgcttttacttgttccagacatgtgtgaaatgaaagaattgaaggactcacctgataatcagacctttacttcaatcagccaacgaatatcttcaggaatttcatggttcattaacaacctcaatcttttaCACCTaacacggtaaatttttgtaatcgcattctgaggcagagcaagaaaatattttttcaatttttc
This genomic interval from Populus alba chromosome 1, ASM523922v2, whole genome shotgun sequence contains the following:
- the LOC118055520 gene encoding PHD finger-like domain-containing protein 5A, producing MAKHHPDLIMCRKQPGIAIGRLCEKCDGKCVICDSYVRPCTLVRVCDECNYGSFQGRCVICGGVGISDAYYCKECTQQEKDRDGCPKIVNLGSAKTDLFYERKKYGFKKR